The following coding sequences are from one Gossypium raimondii isolate GPD5lz chromosome 4, ASM2569854v1, whole genome shotgun sequence window:
- the LOC105780902 gene encoding uncharacterized protein LOC105780902 — protein sequence MAREKTSPGLKILWVWTIGTAAILVTNVMRTRLRDMEKVMSAQQQQQEGVTPDSVILDTSPESNEGIVREVK from the exons ATGGCGAGAGAGAAAACAAGCCCTGGTTTAAAGATCCTCTGGGTCTGGACCATCGGCACCGCTGCCA TTTTGGTTACAAATGTAATGAGGACTAGACTGAGAGACATGGAGAAAGTAATGAGCGCTCAACAACAGCAACAAGAAGGTGTTACTCCTGATTCAGTCATACTTGACACCTCACCAGAGTCTAATGAGGGAATTGTTAGAGAAGTTAAATGA